From Streptomyces sp. 6-11-2, one genomic window encodes:
- a CDS encoding DoxX family protein — translation MTLSELPSPAWPILILLGIQAGDAAMMLRPPRFIVDCLDGVRFPRDWWWALITLKAASVVGLIVGLWVPGVAMATTAAIVVYFLAAAASHIRARALNSAFWVNCLGMLLLSLAVLMVSFVRL, via the coding sequence ATGACCCTCTCTGAACTCCCGTCTCCCGCCTGGCCAATCCTGATCCTGCTCGGGATACAGGCGGGCGACGCCGCGATGATGCTCCGTCCACCGAGATTCATCGTCGACTGCCTGGACGGCGTACGGTTCCCGCGCGACTGGTGGTGGGCGCTGATCACCCTCAAGGCGGCCTCCGTAGTGGGGCTCATCGTCGGGCTCTGGGTGCCCGGCGTCGCCATGGCGACCACTGCTGCGATCGTTGTCTACTTCCTGGCGGCCGCCGCATCCCACATTCGCGCGCGAGCCTTGAACTCCGCGTTCTGGGTCAACTGCCTGGGCATGCTACTGCTGTCCCTGGCTGTGCTCATGGTGAGCTTCGTGCGGCTGTAA
- a CDS encoding transposase: MMPVVGADLSKRLVPDELWELAAPLLPSFAARPQGGGTAPCDERAVFTAVVYMLTSGCAWRHLPPTFGTSPATAHRRFTVWTEAGLWRRLHRAVLDELGARGEVDWTSAIVDAASVRAQRGDR; this comes from the coding sequence ATGATGCCGGTCGTGGGTGCTGATCTATCGAAGCGTCTGGTTCCTGATGAACTCTGGGAGCTGGCCGCCCCGTTGCTGCCGTCGTTCGCTGCTCGTCCGCAAGGTGGTGGGACCGCTCCGTGTGACGAGCGGGCCGTGTTCACGGCAGTGGTGTACATGCTGACCAGTGGCTGTGCCTGGCGGCATCTGCCGCCGACGTTCGGCACGTCGCCCGCCACCGCGCATCGCCGCTTCACGGTATGGACCGAGGCCGGCCTGTGGCGTCGGCTGCACCGGGCGGTGCTGGACGAACTCGGGGCCCGGGGCGAGGTGGACTGGACCTCGGCGATCGTCGACGCGGCCTCCGTTCGCGCCCAAAGGGGGGATCGCTGA
- a CDS encoding DinB family protein, translating into MIAEFAKGNLHGRLRRDRKALLWKLDGLSEYDARRPLTATGTNLLGLVKHVASVEARYFGEVFDRPSPEPLPRWQDSNGSDLWATEDETRDQIIGFYQRTWEHSDATINELPLDAPGHVPWWPEPYADTNLFAVMVHVLGESIRHAGHADILREGLDGRTGLRAEHEKQIDEEARAAYCAKIEQAARSAAPIKA; encoded by the coding sequence ATGATCGCTGAATTCGCGAAAGGCAACCTGCACGGGAGACTGCGGCGGGACCGCAAGGCGCTGCTCTGGAAACTCGACGGCTTGTCCGAATACGACGCCCGCCGGCCTTTGACAGCGACCGGGACCAACCTCCTCGGCCTGGTCAAACACGTGGCCAGCGTCGAGGCCAGGTACTTCGGCGAGGTCTTCGACCGCCCTTCCCCGGAACCGCTGCCCCGGTGGCAGGACTCCAACGGCAGCGATCTGTGGGCGACCGAGGACGAGACCCGCGATCAGATCATCGGGTTCTACCAGCGCACGTGGGAACACTCGGACGCGACGATCAACGAGCTTCCCCTCGACGCCCCCGGCCACGTGCCGTGGTGGCCGGAGCCTTATGCCGACACGAACCTGTTCGCCGTCATGGTCCATGTCCTCGGCGAGTCCATCCGGCATGCCGGGCACGCCGATATCCTGCGCGAGGGGCTCGACGGCCGGACCGGGTTGCGCGCCGAACACGAGAAGCAGATCGACGAGGAAGCCCGTGCGGCCTACTGCGCGAAGATCGAGCAGGCCGCCAGGTCGGCCGCACCAATCAAGGCTTAG
- a CDS encoding TSUP family transporter, with translation MPDISLTVVVLLCLAAFAAGWIDAVVGGGGLLLLPALLLGLPGGTSAAAALGTNKAVAIVGTTGAAVTYVRRAPVDVRTAVRIGLAALAGSSAGAFFAAGMSTEVLKPVIMVVLLGVGTFVILRPSFGTAPAPGPATRRRILAAIGLAGLGIGFYDGLIGPGTGTFLVLALTAVLHLDLVTASATAKIVNCCTNAGALATFAWQGAILWQLAAVLAVFNLGGGALGAHTALKKGSGFVRIVLLTVVFALVANMAYQQWVA, from the coding sequence ATGCCCGACATATCGCTGACCGTGGTCGTCCTCCTGTGCCTCGCCGCGTTCGCGGCCGGGTGGATCGACGCCGTGGTCGGCGGGGGCGGACTCCTGCTGCTGCCGGCGCTGCTGCTGGGACTGCCCGGCGGCACCTCGGCCGCGGCCGCGCTCGGCACCAACAAGGCGGTCGCCATCGTCGGCACCACCGGCGCGGCCGTGACCTACGTCCGCCGGGCCCCCGTGGACGTCCGCACCGCCGTCCGCATCGGGCTGGCCGCGCTCGCCGGCTCTTCCGCCGGAGCGTTCTTCGCGGCCGGGATGAGCACCGAGGTGCTCAAGCCGGTGATCATGGTGGTGCTGCTCGGGGTGGGAACCTTCGTGATCCTGCGTCCCTCGTTCGGCACCGCCCCGGCGCCCGGCCCGGCCACCCGCCGCCGGATCCTCGCGGCGATCGGCCTCGCGGGCCTCGGCATCGGCTTCTACGACGGCCTCATCGGCCCCGGCACCGGCACGTTCCTCGTCCTGGCGCTGACCGCCGTACTCCACCTGGACCTGGTGACCGCCTCCGCCACCGCCAAGATCGTCAACTGCTGCACCAACGCGGGCGCCCTGGCCACCTTCGCCTGGCAGGGCGCGATCCTGTGGCAACTGGCGGCCGTCCTGGCGGTGTTCAACCTGGGGGGCGGTGCCCTGGGCGCGCACACCGCGCTGAAGAAGGGCAGCGGCTTCGTCCGGATCGTGCTGCTGACGGTGGTGTTCGCGCTGGTGGCGAACATGGCCTACCAGCAGTGGGTGGCCTAG
- a CDS encoding IS481 family transposase: MSHRNARLTVHGRRLLVERVRSGRPVAHVAAEMGVSRPTAHKWIRRWRSEGESGLLDRSSRPRRTPHRTAATTEAAVCRLRRDRKLGPARIGPILGMPASTVHRILTRHGLNRLAFLDRPTGQVIRRYERDRPGELLHVDVKKLGRIPDGGGHRVLGRQAGRTTRNSMGYDYVHSAVDDHSRLAYSEIHPDEKAATCAAFLTRAAAFFHAHGMTRIERVLTDNAWPYRKSFAWRQALADLGAAGKHTRVYRPQTNGKVERFNRTLLDEWAYLRPYTSNRERTEALADFLHTYNHHRCHTALGGHPPISRVNNAPGQYT, from the coding sequence GTGTCCCACCGTAATGCCCGGCTGACTGTTCACGGCAGGCGGCTGCTCGTCGAACGTGTCCGTTCCGGCCGTCCTGTCGCCCACGTCGCTGCGGAGATGGGTGTCTCCCGCCCCACCGCCCACAAGTGGATCCGGCGCTGGCGGTCCGAGGGCGAGAGCGGACTCCTCGACCGCTCCAGTCGTCCCCGCAGGACACCACACCGGACCGCAGCCACCACCGAGGCGGCCGTCTGCAGGCTGCGGCGGGATCGCAAGCTGGGCCCGGCACGCATCGGACCGATCCTGGGCATGCCCGCCTCCACCGTGCACCGCATCCTGACCCGGCACGGCCTGAACCGACTCGCCTTCCTGGACCGGCCCACCGGCCAGGTCATCCGCCGCTATGAACGCGACCGACCCGGCGAGCTGCTCCATGTCGACGTCAAGAAACTCGGCCGAATCCCCGACGGCGGCGGTCACAGGGTGCTGGGCCGCCAGGCCGGCCGCACCACCCGCAACAGCATGGGCTACGACTACGTCCACTCCGCCGTCGACGACCACAGCCGCCTGGCCTACAGCGAGATCCACCCGGACGAAAAGGCCGCCACCTGCGCCGCCTTCCTCACCCGCGCAGCCGCGTTCTTCCACGCCCACGGCATGACCCGCATCGAACGGGTTCTGACCGACAACGCTTGGCCCTACCGCAAGAGCTTCGCCTGGCGACAGGCACTTGCCGACCTGGGCGCGGCCGGCAAACACACACGCGTCTACCGGCCGCAGACCAACGGCAAGGTCGAACGCTTCAACCGCACCCTGCTCGACGAATGGGCCTACCTGCGGCCCTACACCAGCAACCGCGAGCGAACCGAAGCCCTGGCAGACTTCCTCCACACCTACAACCACCACCGCTGCCACACCGCACTCGGCGGCCACCCACCGATCAGCCGCGTCAACAACGCTCCGGGTCAATACACCTAG
- a CDS encoding class F sortase produces the protein MRIGNTAIATVTVVAFCSGAWLLHSGAESHAPPQPGAAEGVLDPGEEARAVPALPPSPPLRIRIPSIRIDAPLTGLALTKSGSLEAPPADNKNLAGWYEAGTTPGERGTAIVAGHVDNARGPAVFYNLGALKKGSTIEVDRRDGGVAVFTVDAIEVYETKDFPDEKVYGAAKRPELRVITCGGGYSKTTGYQGNVVVFAHLTGSR, from the coding sequence ATGCGCATAGGCAACACCGCGATAGCGACCGTCACCGTGGTCGCCTTCTGCTCCGGCGCCTGGCTGCTGCACAGCGGCGCCGAGTCGCACGCCCCGCCCCAGCCCGGTGCGGCGGAGGGCGTGCTCGACCCCGGTGAGGAAGCCCGCGCCGTCCCCGCGCTGCCGCCGTCCCCACCCCTGCGCATCCGCATCCCCTCCATCCGGATCGACGCCCCCCTGACCGGCCTCGCCCTGACGAAGTCCGGCAGCCTCGAAGCCCCTCCCGCCGACAACAAGAACCTGGCCGGCTGGTACGAGGCCGGCACCACCCCCGGCGAGCGGGGCACCGCGATCGTCGCCGGCCATGTCGACAACGCCCGGGGGCCGGCCGTCTTCTACAACCTCGGCGCTCTGAAGAAGGGCAGCACCATCGAGGTGGACCGCCGGGACGGCGGGGTCGCCGTCTTCACCGTGGACGCCATCGAGGTCTACGAGACCAAGGACTTCCCCGACGAGAAGGTCTACGGCGCCGCCAAGCGCCCGGAACTGCGCGTCATCACCTGCGGCGGCGGCTACTCGAAGACCACCGGCTACCAGGGCAACGTGGTGGTCTTCGCCCACCTGACCGGCAGCCGCTGA
- a CDS encoding nuclear transport factor 2 family protein, with amino-acid sequence MAPDIWTRAAIEEHWLASERGDTEAEHAIYAADAILDYPQSGERFRGRATISAQRGGHPASRHFTVHRITGGGALWVSECVITYDGVPTYSVSIMEFAHGQVVHETQYFADAFGAPEWRTALAEPMPGRNITRA; translated from the coding sequence ATGGCTCCTGACATCTGGACCAGGGCCGCGATCGAGGAACACTGGCTGGCGTCGGAACGTGGGGACACCGAAGCCGAGCACGCCATCTACGCCGCGGACGCGATCCTCGACTACCCCCAGTCGGGTGAACGGTTCCGGGGCCGCGCGACGATCTCGGCGCAACGCGGCGGGCACCCCGCCAGTCGGCACTTCACCGTCCACCGGATCACCGGCGGCGGGGCTCTGTGGGTGAGCGAGTGTGTCATCACCTACGACGGGGTGCCCACCTACTCGGTGAGCATCATGGAGTTCGCCCACGGACAAGTGGTGCACGAGACGCAGTACTTCGCGGACGCCTTCGGCGCACCCGAATGGCGGACGGCACTCGCGGAGCCGATGCCGGGCAGGAACATCACCAGGGCCTGA
- a CDS encoding M4 family metallopeptidase: protein MSRTRHIRASRLATAGVAATTATLLATALSPAAHAEGRPDRAAAIHNATSALVNHSTALGLTSAEATTVRDVIVDKDGAQHVRYDRTYHQLPVLGGDFIVHLAADGSYRGADRASKGTVSLASTTPGLPAPTAADLAVNALRAENQDTKLQQVKAKPELIVDALHGAPRLAWRTNAVGLDSLGNPVARTVLTDARTGAQIDAWDSIETATGDGQSLYSGTVPLETTLSGSTYQLKDPTRGNTYTGDAENKTDLCIFGICFQRAPATLFTDADNHWGTGTTADRATAAVDAQYGTNETWDYYKNVHGRNGIAGDGKGSYNRVHYGSNYNNAFWDDSCFCMTYGDGDGTTFGPLVALDVAGHEMSHGVTSKTAALTYSGESGGLNEATSDILGTLVEWYADNPSDPGDYLIGEKIVRSGFGKSALRYMDKPSKDGSSADCWSSSVGNLDVHYSSGVANHFAYLLAEGSGARTVNGVAYDSPTCNNSSVTGIGRDKLGKIWYRALTVYMTSSTKYAGARTATLNAAKDLYGAGSTEYNAVAAAWSATNVN from the coding sequence ATGAGTCGGACACGGCACATCCGAGCTTCCCGCCTTGCCACGGCCGGTGTGGCCGCCACCACCGCCACCCTGCTGGCCACCGCCCTCTCCCCCGCCGCGCACGCGGAGGGCAGACCCGACCGGGCGGCCGCGATCCACAACGCCACGTCGGCGCTCGTGAACCACTCCACGGCCCTGGGCCTCACCTCCGCCGAGGCCACCACCGTACGGGACGTGATCGTCGACAAGGACGGCGCGCAACACGTCCGCTACGACCGCACGTACCACCAACTGCCCGTGCTGGGAGGTGACTTCATCGTCCATCTGGCTGCCGACGGCAGCTACCGCGGCGCCGACCGGGCCTCGAAGGGCACGGTCTCCCTCGCGAGCACCACGCCCGGACTCCCCGCCCCGACGGCGGCCGACCTCGCGGTGAACGCGCTGCGCGCGGAGAACCAGGACACGAAGCTGCAACAGGTCAAGGCCAAGCCGGAGTTGATCGTCGACGCCCTGCACGGCGCCCCGCGCCTGGCCTGGCGCACCAACGCGGTCGGGCTGGACTCGCTCGGCAACCCGGTGGCCCGTACGGTGCTGACCGACGCCCGCACGGGCGCGCAGATCGACGCCTGGGACAGCATCGAGACGGCGACAGGCGACGGCCAGTCGCTCTACAGCGGAACGGTGCCCCTGGAGACCACGCTCTCGGGCTCGACGTACCAGCTCAAGGACCCGACGCGGGGCAACACGTACACGGGCGACGCGGAGAACAAGACCGACCTGTGCATCTTCGGCATCTGCTTCCAGCGCGCCCCCGCCACGCTGTTCACGGACGCCGACAACCACTGGGGCACGGGCACGACCGCGGACCGCGCGACGGCGGCGGTCGACGCGCAGTACGGCACCAACGAGACCTGGGACTACTACAAGAACGTCCACGGCCGCAACGGCATCGCGGGCGACGGCAAGGGCTCGTACAACCGCGTCCACTACGGCAGCAACTACAACAACGCCTTCTGGGACGACAGTTGCTTCTGCATGACGTACGGCGACGGTGACGGCACCACGTTCGGCCCGCTGGTCGCCCTCGACGTGGCCGGCCACGAGATGAGCCACGGCGTGACGTCGAAGACGGCGGCACTGACGTACTCGGGCGAGTCCGGCGGTCTGAACGAGGCCACCTCGGACATCCTGGGCACGCTGGTGGAGTGGTACGCCGACAACCCCTCGGACCCCGGGGACTACCTGATCGGCGAGAAGATCGTCCGCTCCGGCTTCGGCAAGTCGGCCCTGCGCTACATGGACAAGCCGTCCAAGGACGGCAGTTCGGCCGACTGCTGGAGCAGTTCGGTGGGCAACCTCGACGTCCACTACTCCTCCGGCGTCGCCAACCACTTCGCCTACCTGCTCGCCGAGGGCAGCGGCGCCAGGACCGTCAACGGCGTCGCCTACGACTCCCCCACCTGCAACAACTCCTCGGTGACGGGCATCGGCCGCGACAAGCTCGGCAAGATCTGGTACCGGGCCCTGACGGTCTACATGACGTCCTCCACGAAGTACGCGGGCGCGAGGACGGCGACCCTGAACGCCGCCAAGGACCTCTACGGCGCCGGCAGCACCGAGTACAACGCGGTGGCAGCGGCCTGGAGCGCGACCAACGTGAACTGA
- a CDS encoding gamma-glutamylcyclotransferase family protein, with the protein MTTSTAPTPPPAPLPFFVYGTLRPGEGNHGLFLRGRTRSEEPARLSGVVLYDGPGYPYAVEEPGGLVRGDLVAARPDEYGEVLTALDRLEGYVAGDPRSLYERIEREVVRETDGATVRAWVYVAGPSVTRQLRTEGVRIEGGDWRTRHARHRV; encoded by the coding sequence GTGACGACTTCGACTGCTCCGACGCCGCCGCCCGCACCGCTTCCGTTCTTCGTCTACGGCACCCTGCGCCCCGGCGAGGGCAACCACGGCCTGTTCCTGCGCGGCCGCACCCGCTCCGAGGAGCCCGCTCGGCTGTCCGGCGTGGTGCTCTACGACGGACCCGGCTATCCCTACGCCGTGGAGGAACCCGGCGGGCTGGTGCGGGGCGACCTCGTCGCCGCCCGGCCGGACGAGTACGGCGAGGTGCTCACCGCCCTGGACCGGCTGGAGGGATACGTGGCCGGCGACCCGCGCAGCCTCTACGAGCGCATCGAGCGCGAGGTGGTCCGCGAGACCGACGGAGCGACCGTACGCGCCTGGGTCTACGTCGCCGGACCGTCCGTCACCCGCCAACTGCGCACCGAGGGCGTGCGCATCGAGGGCGGGGACTGGCGAACGCGGCACGCGCGGCACCGGGTCTGA
- a CDS encoding vancomycin high temperature exclusion protein: MRLTHTPRLPRRPSWTRPRLPRTRAGRRLLVRAVMAGCVLALLPATWMYVVAGDRLRTTADAPRTDVAVVFGAGLWDGEPSPYLAHRLDAAAKLYHEGRVKVLLVTGDNSREDYDEPDAMRTYLTKRGVPGVRIVSDYAGFDTWSSCVRAKKIFGVDRAVLVTQGFHVRRAVALCDAAGIDSYGVGVDAKHDVTWYYGGTREVFAAGKAALEAVFQPDPKFLGRTEHGVARALADAG; this comes from the coding sequence ATGCGCCTGACGCATACGCCGCGCCTGCCGCGCCGACCGTCGTGGACACGTCCGCGCCTGCCGCGCACCCGTGCCGGGCGGCGGCTGCTGGTGCGGGCGGTGATGGCCGGGTGCGTACTGGCCCTGCTCCCGGCGACCTGGATGTACGTCGTGGCCGGCGACCGGCTGCGCACCACGGCGGACGCGCCGCGCACCGACGTGGCCGTGGTCTTCGGCGCGGGCCTGTGGGACGGGGAGCCGTCGCCGTACCTGGCGCACCGGCTGGACGCGGCGGCGAAGCTGTACCACGAGGGCCGGGTCAAGGTCCTCCTGGTGACCGGCGACAACAGCCGCGAGGACTACGACGAGCCGGACGCGATGCGCACGTACCTGACCAAGCGGGGCGTGCCCGGTGTCCGGATCGTGAGCGACTACGCCGGCTTCGACACCTGGAGCTCCTGCGTCCGCGCGAAGAAGATCTTCGGCGTGGACCGGGCGGTCCTGGTCACCCAGGGGTTCCACGTCCGGCGGGCGGTCGCCCTGTGCGACGCGGCGGGCATCGACTCCTACGGTGTCGGCGTCGACGCCAAGCACGACGTCACCTGGTACTACGGCGGCACCCGCGAGGTGTTCGCGGCCGGCAAGGCGGCCCTGGAGGCGGTGTTCCAGCCCGACCCGAAGTTCCTGGGCCGCACGGAGCACGGGGTGGCCAGGGCCCTGGCCGACGCCGGGTAG
- a CDS encoding deoxyguanosinetriphosphate triphosphohydrolase, whose translation MEGTASEAARPREHTPRPPENHVPPAGYEAPAVERWAAEPDKRPGRTAFQRDRARVLHSAALRRLAGKTQVVTPGEYGQAWDASPRTRLTHSLECAQVGRELGAALGCDPDLVEAACLSHDLGHPPFGHNGEQALNEFARDCGGFEGNAQSLRLLTRIEPKRFVVDAATDELVSVGLNLTRAALDAATKYPWPRGAHPTDPASPKFGVYEDDRPVFDWVRKDAPGARTCFEAQVMDWADDVAYSVHDVEDGLHAGHIDPGCLHAEPERQEVFAVAVGRYVPAGTDPEELAEALDRLLDQEWWPHGYDGSAVAQARLKDATSQLIGRFCLAAEGATRQAYGSGGLTRYGAELVVPRTTRMECAVLKAVADRYVMQRAEQERLRADQRIVVAELAEALTARAPHGLDPQFRALFDQAADDRARKRVLVDQIASLTDASARSLHARLRGHA comes from the coding sequence ATGGAAGGGACCGCATCCGAAGCAGCCCGGCCGCGCGAGCACACCCCCCGGCCGCCCGAGAACCACGTGCCGCCCGCCGGCTACGAGGCGCCGGCCGTCGAGCGGTGGGCCGCCGAGCCGGACAAGCGGCCGGGGCGTACCGCCTTCCAGCGCGACCGCGCGCGCGTACTGCACTCCGCGGCCCTCAGACGGCTGGCCGGAAAGACCCAGGTGGTCACACCCGGCGAGTATGGTCAGGCCTGGGACGCCAGTCCCCGCACCCGGCTCACCCACTCGCTCGAATGCGCCCAGGTCGGCCGTGAGCTGGGCGCCGCCCTCGGCTGCGACCCCGACCTGGTGGAGGCGGCCTGCCTCTCCCACGACCTGGGCCACCCGCCCTTCGGGCACAACGGCGAACAGGCGCTGAACGAGTTCGCGCGGGACTGCGGCGGTTTCGAGGGCAACGCCCAGTCCCTGCGCCTGCTCACCCGCATCGAGCCCAAGCGGTTCGTCGTCGACGCCGCCACGGACGAACTCGTCAGCGTCGGCCTCAACCTCACCCGCGCCGCCCTCGACGCCGCCACCAAGTACCCCTGGCCGCGCGGCGCCCACCCCACCGACCCGGCCTCGCCCAAGTTCGGTGTCTACGAGGACGACAGACCGGTCTTCGACTGGGTGCGCAAGGACGCGCCCGGCGCCCGCACCTGCTTCGAGGCCCAGGTCATGGACTGGGCGGACGACGTGGCGTACTCGGTGCACGACGTGGAGGACGGGCTGCACGCCGGCCACATCGACCCGGGCTGCCTGCACGCCGAACCCGAGCGGCAGGAGGTGTTCGCGGTCGCCGTCGGCCGCTACGTCCCGGCCGGCACCGACCCCGAGGAACTCGCCGAGGCCCTCGACCGCCTCCTGGACCAGGAGTGGTGGCCGCACGGATACGACGGATCGGCCGTCGCCCAGGCCCGCCTGAAGGACGCCACCAGCCAGCTCATCGGCCGCTTCTGCCTGGCCGCCGAGGGCGCCACCCGGCAGGCGTACGGCAGCGGCGGTCTCACGCGCTACGGCGCGGAGCTCGTCGTCCCCCGGACCACCCGAATGGAGTGCGCGGTCCTCAAGGCCGTCGCCGACCGGTACGTCATGCAGCGCGCCGAGCAGGAGCGGCTGCGCGCCGACCAGCGGATCGTGGTGGCCGAGCTGGCCGAGGCACTGACCGCCCGCGCCCCCCACGGCCTCGACCCCCAGTTCCGCGCCCTGTTCGACCAGGCCGCCGACGACCGTGCGCGCAAGCGCGTGCTCGTCGACCAGATCGCCTCCCTCACCGACGCCTCGGCCCGTTCGCTCCACGCGCGCCTGAGAGGGCACGCATGA
- a CDS encoding NAD(P)/FAD-dependent oxidoreductase has product MVDADQTFVIVGGGLAGAKAAETLRAEGFSGRVILVCDERDHPYERPPLSKGYLLGKEERDSVFVHEPAWYAQNDIELHLGQTVVAIDRAARTVHYGDDGTHVRYDKLLLATGAEPRRLDIPGTDLAGVHHLRRLAHAERLKHVLTHLGRNNGHLVIAGAGWIGLEVAAAAREYGAEVTVVEPAATPLHGALGPELGQLFADLHREHGVRFHFGARLTEIVGQDGMVLAVRTDDGEEHPCHDVLAAIGAAPRLALAESAGLELVDRAHGGGIKVDERLRTSDPDIYAAGDVASFPHGLFGTRLRVEHWANALNGGPAAARAMLGQEAVYDRVPYFFTDQYDLGMEYSGWAPPGSYDEVVIRGDAGKREFIAFWVKEGRVLAGMNVNVWDVTDPIQRLIRTKAHVDTEALADPHVPLDSLVP; this is encoded by the coding sequence GTGGTCGACGCGGATCAGACATTCGTCATCGTCGGAGGAGGTCTCGCCGGCGCGAAGGCGGCTGAGACCCTGCGCGCGGAGGGCTTCAGCGGCCGCGTGATCCTCGTGTGCGACGAGCGCGACCACCCCTACGAGCGGCCGCCGCTGTCCAAGGGCTACCTGCTCGGCAAGGAGGAGCGCGACAGCGTCTTCGTGCACGAGCCCGCCTGGTACGCGCAGAACGACATCGAGCTGCACCTCGGCCAGACGGTCGTCGCGATCGACCGCGCCGCCAGGACCGTCCACTACGGCGACGACGGCACCCATGTGCGCTACGACAAGCTGCTGCTGGCCACCGGCGCCGAACCGCGCCGCCTGGACATCCCCGGCACCGACCTCGCCGGCGTCCACCACCTGCGCCGCCTCGCCCACGCCGAGCGCCTCAAGCACGTCCTGACCCATCTCGGCCGGAACAACGGCCACCTCGTCATCGCGGGCGCCGGCTGGATCGGCCTGGAGGTCGCGGCGGCGGCCCGCGAGTACGGCGCCGAGGTCACCGTCGTCGAGCCGGCCGCCACCCCGCTGCACGGCGCGCTCGGCCCCGAGCTGGGCCAGCTCTTCGCCGACCTGCACCGCGAGCACGGCGTCCGCTTCCACTTCGGCGCCCGGCTGACCGAGATCGTCGGGCAGGACGGCATGGTGCTCGCCGTCCGGACCGACGACGGCGAGGAGCACCCCTGCCACGACGTGCTCGCCGCGATCGGCGCCGCGCCGCGCCTCGCCCTGGCGGAGTCGGCGGGCCTGGAACTGGTCGACCGCGCCCACGGCGGCGGCATCAAGGTGGACGAGCGGCTGCGCACGTCCGACCCGGACATCTACGCGGCCGGCGACGTGGCCTCCTTCCCGCACGGACTGTTCGGCACCCGGCTGCGGGTGGAGCACTGGGCCAACGCGCTCAACGGCGGCCCGGCCGCGGCCCGCGCGATGCTCGGCCAGGAGGCCGTGTACGACCGCGTGCCCTACTTCTTCACCGACCAGTACGACCTGGGCATGGAGTACAGCGGCTGGGCACCCCCCGGCTCGTACGACGAGGTGGTGATCCGCGGGGACGCCGGAAAACGCGAGTTCATCGCGTTCTGGGTGAAGGAGGGCCGCGTCCTGGCCGGGATGAACGTGAACGTGTGGGACGTCACGGACCCGATCCAGCGCCTGATCCGCACGAAGGCACACGTGGACACGGAGGCGCTCGCGGACCCGCACGTGCCGCTGGACAGCCTGGTCCCGTAG